A genomic region of Trichothermofontia sichuanensis B231 contains the following coding sequences:
- a CDS encoding hybrid sensor histidine kinase/response regulator, translating to MYKTKKVPLRLVLVLPFFLQIFGTVGLVGYLSFKNSQQAINNLTSRVLDKSTNLVAERLDNYLGVPPKVLKENLDAIALNLLNPKDFKTASHFFWKQLQIYPDLTFISYVKNTGEYAGAGRYLEGQGVTIDERSSETQFKTYTYATDDHGHRTRIIGVSANYNPLQEASYQEAIAARKIIWSSVYNWNDTPEFISISVNGPIYDNNNQLIGTLGVDLLLSSISEFLQKLEISPNARIFIIERSGLLIASSSTYKPYILVNGVAERLSAVRFQDISIQATAKYLQKRFGDYKNINGQYYLDFRVKGERQLVQVKPWQDPYGLDWLVVTTIPESDFMALINANTRTTILLCLAALAIAILLGLVTSHWIACPIQQLGQAASAIAQGNLETRVNIAGINELEVLSTCFNRMGDELQQSFEQLETRVVERTVELQQAKEAAEVANRAKSEFLANMSHELRTPLNAILGFTQIMIRDRTLNKEQRENLMIISRSGEHLLNLINDVLDMSKIEAGRMTLHRSDCDLYQMLNLIIEMFQLRAANKNLFLRLEQSPDLPQFIKTDEKKLRQVLINLMGNAIKFTTQGGVTLRVSADRSQQSCSDLSPLPETVMLKFSVEDTGFGIDPNEVDKVFDRFAQTESGCKSEQGTGLGLAISRKFVQLLGGDISFKSKAGVGSTFSFHIQAQLSDAAQIPVNPTQQQVISLAPGQPCYRILVVDDCWENRQILLKLLRPIGFEVKEAENGQVAIACWKSWHPHLIWMDMRMPVMDGYQATSYIKSHPKGQATIVIALTASSLEEEQTLIRSAGCDDIVRKPFLENTIFEKMAEYLGVKYLYTTASLTADPDAPAVTPPIRLTAEQLRVMPQAWLKNLYTAALKLHDRQVLALLEEVPADQSVIIQEIRARVNNFDFEKILNLAKEAMQ from the coding sequence ATGTATAAGACTAAAAAGGTACCTCTGCGCTTGGTTTTGGTCTTGCCTTTTTTCCTGCAAATTTTTGGCACCGTTGGCTTAGTTGGATATCTTTCCTTTAAGAACAGTCAGCAAGCCATTAACAATCTCACTAGTCGAGTTTTAGATAAAAGCACAAATCTGGTCGCAGAAAGGCTGGATAACTATTTAGGGGTTCCCCCTAAAGTTCTTAAGGAAAATCTGGATGCGATCGCCTTGAACCTTTTAAATCCAAAAGATTTTAAGACAGCCAGTCATTTCTTTTGGAAACAACTACAAATCTATCCGGATCTTACCTTTATATCGTATGTCAAAAATACCGGTGAGTATGCAGGTGCAGGCAGATACCTCGAAGGTCAAGGTGTTACCATTGATGAACGCTCGTCAGAGACTCAGTTTAAAACTTATACCTACGCAACTGATGATCACGGTCACAGAACTAGAATCATCGGTGTATCTGCTAATTATAACCCTTTACAGGAAGCTTCGTATCAGGAAGCGATCGCAGCCCGTAAAATCATCTGGAGTTCTGTGTATAACTGGAATGATACGCCAGAATTTATATCAATTTCCGTCAATGGGCCTATTTATGATAACAACAACCAACTCATTGGTACCCTTGGCGTTGATTTACTATTATCCAGCATCAGTGAGTTTCTACAAAAGTTAGAAATCAGCCCCAATGCTCGCATATTTATTATTGAACGCAGTGGTCTTTTAATTGCATCCTCTAGTACCTATAAGCCATACATACTGGTCAATGGTGTTGCTGAGCGGTTGAGTGCTGTTAGATTTCAAGATATTTCCATCCAAGCTACTGCTAAATATCTACAGAAACGGTTTGGTGATTACAAAAATATCAACGGCCAATACTATCTAGATTTTCGGGTTAAAGGGGAACGTCAATTGGTGCAGGTTAAGCCCTGGCAAGACCCCTATGGCTTGGACTGGCTAGTTGTCACAACGATCCCAGAATCCGATTTCATGGCCTTAATTAATGCAAATACCCGTACCACTATTCTCCTTTGTCTGGCAGCTTTAGCAATTGCTATTCTCCTAGGGTTAGTGACCTCCCATTGGATCGCTTGTCCCATTCAGCAGTTGGGACAGGCGGCTAGCGCGATCGCCCAGGGCAATTTAGAAACGCGCGTCAATATCGCTGGTATTAATGAACTAGAAGTTCTCTCTACCTGCTTTAATCGCATGGGTGATGAGTTACAGCAATCCTTTGAACAACTAGAAACCCGTGTTGTTGAACGAACAGTTGAGCTACAGCAAGCTAAAGAAGCTGCCGAGGTTGCTAACCGTGCCAAGAGTGAGTTTCTAGCGAATATGAGCCATGAATTACGCACCCCCCTCAACGCAATCCTGGGGTTTACTCAAATCATGATTCGCGATCGCACTCTGAATAAAGAACAACGCGAAAATCTGATGATTATTAGTCGTAGTGGAGAGCACTTACTGAATCTGATTAATGATGTGTTAGATATGTCTAAAATTGAAGCTGGTCGTATGACTTTGCATAGGAGTGATTGCGATTTGTATCAAATGCTCAATTTAATTATTGAGATGTTTCAACTGCGAGCAGCGAATAAGAACTTATTTCTGCGGCTTGAGCAAAGTCCTGATCTGCCACAATTTATCAAAACTGATGAGAAGAAATTACGTCAGGTACTGATTAACCTGATGGGTAATGCGATTAAATTTACAACTCAAGGCGGGGTAACCCTCCGGGTAAGCGCAGACCGCAGTCAGCAGAGCTGCTCAGATCTATCCCCTCTACCTGAGACCGTTATGCTGAAATTTAGTGTAGAAGATACTGGTTTTGGGATTGATCCGAATGAGGTGGATAAGGTCTTTGACCGCTTTGCTCAGACTGAATCTGGATGTAAGTCAGAGCAGGGAACGGGATTAGGTTTAGCAATTAGTCGTAAATTTGTCCAGTTACTTGGAGGTGATATCAGCTTTAAGAGTAAAGCAGGTGTGGGTTCAACTTTTAGTTTCCATATTCAGGCCCAATTGAGTGATGCTGCCCAGATACCCGTAAATCCAACCCAACAACAGGTGATTAGTTTAGCACCGGGCCAACCATGCTATCGCATTCTCGTTGTGGACGATTGCTGGGAAAACCGCCAAATTCTTCTAAAATTGCTCCGTCCGATTGGCTTTGAAGTTAAGGAGGCTGAGAATGGTCAAGTTGCGATCGCCTGTTGGAAAAGCTGGCACCCTCACCTGATTTGGATGGATATGCGGATGCCGGTCATGGATGGCTATCAAGCTACCAGTTACATCAAATCCCATCCCAAGGGGCAAGCAACTATCGTCATTGCCCTTACGGCGAGTTCCCTAGAAGAGGAGCAAACGCTGATCCGATCAGCGGGGTGTGATGACATTGTGCGTAAACCTTTTCTAGAAAATACGATCTTTGAAAAGATGGCTGAATATTTAGGAGTGAAATATCTCTATACAACTGCCAGTCTAACTGCCGATCCCGATGCACCAGCCGTCACACCTCCTATCAGGCTAACAGCAGAACAATTGCGCGTGATGCCGCAAGCGTGGTTAAAGAACCTGTATACGGCTGCCTTGAAACTTCACGATCGCCAGGTTTTGGCACTTTTAGAAGAGGTTCCTGCCGATCAATCCGTTATCATTCAGGAGATTAGAGCCAGGGTGAATAACTTTGACTTTGAGAAAATTCTCAATTTAGCTAAGGAGGCGATGCAATAA
- a CDS encoding pentapeptide repeat-containing protein, which translates to MLLSPSPRLFQEKWYGLIFSLVFLVLGLGACQTPTSSPEASKTAGGGDSVKTLLATKRCAKCDLKGADLQGADLAGADLNDANLSGANLSKANLAGALMDSVDLSGANLSGANLSEAGLIQANLTQADLSSANLTKASLREADLTGAILKQANLADADLLNAKLEQAQLETATLKQTLLPNGQVSP; encoded by the coding sequence ATGCTACTCTCACCTTCGCCCCGCCTCTTCCAGGAAAAATGGTATGGGTTGATCTTTAGTCTGGTCTTCCTGGTCCTAGGCTTGGGGGCTTGTCAAACGCCCACCAGTAGCCCAGAGGCCAGTAAGACTGCTGGGGGCGGCGATTCTGTCAAAACCTTGTTGGCAACTAAACGCTGCGCCAAGTGCGATCTCAAAGGGGCCGATCTGCAGGGGGCTGACTTGGCAGGCGCCGATCTCAATGATGCCAACCTCAGTGGAGCCAACCTGAGCAAGGCAAATCTTGCGGGGGCATTGATGGATAGTGTGGATCTCTCCGGGGCCAACCTGAGTGGTGCGAACCTGAGTGAAGCGGGATTAATTCAGGCTAATCTTACCCAAGCGGATTTGAGCAGTGCTAATCTAACCAAAGCCAGTCTGCGGGAAGCCGATCTCACCGGAGCCATTCTCAAGCAGGCGAACCTTGCAGATGCTGATCTGCTCAATGCCAAACTGGAGCAGGCACAGTTGGAGACAGCCACGCTTAAGCAGACGCTATTGCCCAATGGTCAGGTGAGTCCCTAA
- a CDS encoding FAD-dependent oxidoreductase — translation MIPLPDTLTTEVLVVGGGTGGTAAAIQAARRGAQTILVSEFPWLGGMLTAAGVAAPDGNELAAWQTGLWGAYLRALEARQPGGLDHAWVSFFTYDPRIGAAIFADWVKALPNLTWIIGEWPREVLRQGDRILGVRFDSFTVTAAITIDATELGDLLALGEIPHRWGWEWQSQWQEPSAPTGPTSLTQTYPVQSPTWVLVMQDFGTTTALVIHPAATGYDPTPFQGAWDAYGPEQFLNYGRLPGDRFMINWPMHGNDYGQGVDRLIGTAPERQAFYAESYAHSQNFAHTIQAHLGRRYGLAPDLFPVATSTLANHHPAFALYPYFRESRRLRGLATITEADILPTPAGWVAPLPRDETGQITSIAIGSYANDHHYPGWDLPLHPKTIQWGGRWTGTPFGMPYGCLVPAGIDGFLVAEKNISVSHIANGATRLQPCVLGIGQAAGMAAALCVAARCQPRELAVRSLQMALLEDPIAPAAVIPLYDLPPDHPEWLTQQRYYLDHPDAYPPNGYSNVPPHPVTPSVLALSQVWRGTFHRQAAQQYTFHPDPYPQYTWSLVSLRPEVDRQLQDCPSPHRLTVVGRWNPAGNWLLAIQVEI, via the coding sequence TTGATACCGTTACCTGACACACTCACGACAGAAGTCCTCGTGGTTGGGGGGGGAACAGGTGGTACGGCTGCTGCGATCCAGGCGGCCCGACGGGGAGCGCAAACGATCCTGGTGAGTGAATTTCCCTGGTTAGGGGGGATGCTGACGGCGGCGGGGGTAGCGGCCCCTGATGGCAATGAACTTGCGGCATGGCAAACGGGCCTCTGGGGGGCCTACCTGCGTGCCCTGGAGGCACGGCAACCGGGCGGTTTGGATCATGCTTGGGTCAGCTTTTTCACCTATGACCCCCGTATTGGAGCGGCCATTTTCGCCGATTGGGTTAAGGCATTGCCCAATTTAACCTGGATTATCGGGGAATGGCCGCGTGAGGTATTGCGCCAGGGCGATCGCATCCTGGGCGTCCGCTTCGACTCATTCACGGTCACCGCCGCGATCACGATCGACGCCACGGAATTGGGCGATCTCCTGGCCCTAGGGGAAATTCCCCATCGCTGGGGTTGGGAGTGGCAATCCCAATGGCAGGAACCCAGTGCGCCGACGGGTCCGACTTCCCTCACCCAAACCTATCCTGTCCAGTCCCCCACTTGGGTCCTGGTCATGCAGGACTTTGGGACGACAACCGCACTCGTCATTCATCCCGCCGCCACCGGCTATGACCCAACCCCATTCCAGGGAGCTTGGGACGCCTATGGCCCAGAACAGTTTCTCAACTATGGGCGGCTACCAGGCGATCGCTTCATGATCAACTGGCCCATGCACGGCAATGACTATGGACAAGGGGTCGATCGCCTCATCGGGACGGCCCCTGAACGACAGGCATTTTATGCCGAAAGCTACGCCCACAGCCAAAATTTTGCCCACACCATCCAGGCACACCTAGGCCGCCGCTATGGCCTCGCTCCCGATCTGTTTCCCGTCGCAACGTCAACCCTAGCGAATCACCATCCGGCCTTTGCCCTGTATCCCTACTTTCGGGAAAGCCGCCGGTTGCGCGGATTAGCCACTATCACAGAGGCGGACATTTTGCCGACACCGGCAGGGTGGGTAGCGCCGTTACCCCGTGATGAGACTGGTCAGATCACTAGCATCGCGATCGGTAGCTACGCCAACGACCACCACTATCCCGGTTGGGACTTGCCCCTGCACCCCAAGACGATCCAGTGGGGAGGCCGCTGGACAGGGACGCCCTTCGGGATGCCCTATGGATGTTTGGTTCCAGCAGGGATAGATGGCTTCCTGGTGGCGGAGAAGAACATTTCGGTCTCCCATATTGCCAATGGGGCTACCCGATTACAACCCTGTGTGCTGGGCATTGGGCAGGCAGCGGGCATGGCAGCAGCCCTGTGTGTAGCAGCCCGATGCCAACCCAGAGAACTGGCCGTGCGATCGCTCCAGATGGCCTTACTGGAAGACCCGATCGCGCCTGCCGCCGTCATTCCCCTGTACGACTTACCTCCCGATCATCCAGAATGGTTAACCCAACAACGCTATTACCTCGATCATCCCGATGCCTACCCCCCCAATGGCTATAGCAACGTCCCCCCACACCCGGTTACCCCCTCAGTCCTCGCCTTGAGCCAGGTTTGGCGCGGCACCTTCCACCGACAGGCGGCACAACAGTACACCTTTCATCCGGACCCATACCCCCAATACACGTGGTCCCTCGTCAGCCTGCGACCGGAGGTCGATCGCCAGCTGCAAGACTGCCCGTCTCCCCATCGCCTGACGGTGGTTGGGCGCTGGAATCCAGCCGGCAACTGGTTGTTAGCGATTCAGGTTGAAATCTAG
- a CDS encoding OsmC family protein: MSEHFASVQWQRQADGFIDRHYSREHIWKFDGGIEILASASPHIVPEPDANAACVDPEEAFVAAISSCHMLWFLAIAAKHQFIVDRYTDQAVGILEKNDEGKLAITKIYLNPQVIFSGDRLPSEQQIEDMHEAAHHRCFLANSVKSEIIVAAIGV; the protein is encoded by the coding sequence ATGTCTGAACATTTCGCGAGTGTGCAATGGCAACGCCAAGCAGACGGGTTCATTGACCGCCACTATAGTCGTGAACATATCTGGAAGTTTGATGGTGGGATCGAAATTTTAGCCTCAGCTTCCCCCCACATTGTCCCAGAGCCTGACGCTAATGCAGCGTGTGTTGATCCGGAGGAAGCCTTTGTAGCGGCGATCTCTAGTTGTCACATGCTTTGGTTTCTGGCGATCGCGGCCAAGCATCAATTTATTGTGGATCGCTACACCGATCAGGCGGTAGGGATTCTAGAAAAAAATGATGAGGGAAAACTGGCTATTACCAAAATTTATCTCAATCCCCAGGTAATTTTTTCCGGCGATCGTTTGCCCTCGGAACAGCAAATTGAGGATATGCATGAGGCGGCCCACCACCGTTGTTTTCTGGCTAATTCCGTTAAGTCGGAAATTATCGTGGCCGCGATCGGGGTATAA
- a CDS encoding metallophosphoesterase: protein MHHRQWGYSLGKLALLTLASCLALAATANAETIQITLLHLNDIYEITPIEQGQRGGMARVATLRQQLLARNPHTYTLLAGDAFSPSALGTAMVNGERLAGRQMVAVMNAIGFDYATFGNHEFDLPEAAFLHPFPPSRALTPLSRSRYSHF, encoded by the coding sequence ATGCACCATCGCCAATGGGGTTACTCCCTGGGCAAACTGGCACTCTTGACCTTGGCAAGCTGTCTGGCCCTAGCGGCAACAGCGAACGCCGAAACGATTCAGATAACCTTGCTGCATCTGAACGATATTTACGAAATTACCCCGATCGAGCAGGGGCAACGGGGGGGAATGGCACGGGTAGCCACGCTGCGCCAACAACTCTTGGCCCGTAATCCCCACACCTATACGCTCCTAGCGGGGGATGCCTTTAGCCCCTCGGCTCTGGGAACTGCAATGGTCAATGGGGAACGCTTGGCCGGTCGCCAGATGGTGGCGGTCATGAATGCGATCGGCTTTGACTACGCCACGTTCGGTAACCATGAGTTTGATCTCCCGGAGGCGGCGTTTTTGCACCCGTTCCCCCCAAGCCGCGCGCTCACCCCACTGTCCCGATCCCGGTATTCCCATTTTTAA
- a CDS encoding ABC transporter ATP-binding protein: MLYLKNVSYHPPATATPILRSITLEFAPQQLGLIIGPSGSGKSTLLEILAGLAECTAGEIYWRDQELTSLHLQQLGGLVFQFPERHFCGNSILEELRLGHPGLRMDQITEALTEVGLEQLPLATAPQSLSGGQQRRLALAVQLIRQPHLLLLDEPTAGLDWSMRRQLVTLLAKLKQHWSLLVVTHETGDLLEIADRCWTLNHGQLLEADPQQLAADRQPLLIP, translated from the coding sequence ATGCTCTATCTCAAAAACGTCAGCTATCATCCCCCTGCCACTGCCACCCCGATCCTGCGATCGATCACTCTGGAATTTGCCCCCCAACAGTTGGGCTTGATCATTGGACCCAGCGGCTCTGGCAAAAGTACCCTCCTGGAGATTCTGGCGGGGTTGGCCGAATGTACGGCGGGGGAAATTTACTGGCGGGATCAGGAACTGACGTCGCTGCACCTGCAACAATTGGGCGGCCTGGTCTTTCAGTTTCCGGAACGGCACTTCTGCGGCAACTCCATCCTGGAGGAACTGCGTCTAGGGCATCCCGGCCTGCGCATGGATCAGATCACCGAAGCGCTGACGGAAGTCGGGTTAGAGCAACTGCCCCTCGCGACGGCTCCCCAATCCCTCAGTGGCGGGCAACAACGCCGTCTAGCCCTAGCTGTCCAATTGATTCGCCAGCCCCACCTCTTGCTCCTGGATGAACCCACCGCTGGCCTGGATTGGTCGATGCGGCGGCAATTGGTGACCCTCTTGGCGAAGCTCAAGCAGCACTGGAGCCTATTGGTCGTCACCCACGAAACGGGGGATTTGTTAGAGATTGCCGATCGCTGTTGGACGCTGAACCACGGTCAACTGCTGGAGGCGGACCCGCAACAACTCGCTGCCGATCGTCAACCGTTACTGATTCCATAG
- a CDS encoding hydantoinase B/oxoprolinase family protein — translation MTTARWQFWIDRGGTFTDIVAQRPDGHLIIHKLLSENPERYRDAAIQGIRDLLGIPADSPIPAAQIGVVKMGTTVATNALLERKGDRTLLLITQGFRDALRIGYQNRPDIFAREIILPEMLYEQVIEVPERVSAQGEVLQPLQTAAIVPDLQAAYDRGIRACAIVLMHGYRYPDHERQLGELARQIGFTQVSLSHAVSPLMKLVSRGDTTVVDAYLSPILRRYVDQVAGEFNGDPDTPADQRPLLMFMQSNGGLTDARLFQGKDSILSGPAGGVVGAVQTSAIAGFTKIIGFDMGGTSTDVCHYAGEYERRFETEVAGVRLRSPMMAIHTVAAGGGSILSFDGARYRVGPESAGANPGPACYRRGGPLTVTDANVMVGKIQPAFFPQVFGPNGDLPLDAAAVQQQFAALSQRIQQATGDRRSPEQVAAGFLAIAVEKMANAIKKISIQRGYDVSEYTLCCFGGAGAQHACQIATLLGMKQIFLHPYAGVLSAYGMGLADLRTLHQRAIERPLTADLISDLAAVLAELAAAGKADIRQQGVSDSQIHVLPKALLRYEGTDAPLLVDFGDAQQMRQDFEQAHQQRYGFIQANKTLVVENLSVEVVGQMPVPAEAARSQPRTTPLQPTTIVPVYTADRWHDTPVYLRTALVPGDRISGPALIMESTSTIVIEPGWQAELTPRNHLVLTIAPMYRGGFADNLTAQPAISINPPIPGQMDNRRGGSTENLAAQPTISTNLPIVGPGDNQRAGLSRLSVNSQDVGEPAPTEDGGMGPDPVMLEIFNNLLRSIAEEMGVTLQNTSYSVNIKERLDFSCAIFDTEGQLVANAPHIPVHLGSMSESVQALMAAKGNDLKPGDVYVSNNPYNGGTHLPDITVITPVFLTDIDPSKPQFYVASRGHHADIGGITPGSMPPHSHTVAEEGVLLDNFQLVNAGEFQERKLLEILTGGPYPVRNPVQNIADLQAQIAANERGVQELRKLVDHYGLATVQAYMAHVQANAEASVRRVIEVLKDGTFTNPLDDGSQICVTVSIDRAHRSATIDFTGTSPQQASNFNAPAAVCKAAVLYVFRTLVDDDIPLNAGCLKPLHIHIPPGCLLNPHYPAAVVAGNVETSQAITDALYGALGVMAASQGTMNNFTFGNDRYQYYETICGGSGAGPGFNGTDAVHTHMTNSRLTDPEVLEWRFPVLLETFAIRPNSGGAGQYRGGNGVIRRVRFREAMTASILSSHRHVAPFGLAGGHPGAVGRNWVQRHQGSLELLGHTATVAMQPGDVFIIETPGGGGFGIPKE, via the coding sequence ATGACAACAGCACGTTGGCAATTCTGGATCGATCGCGGCGGTACTTTCACCGATATCGTCGCCCAACGCCCCGATGGTCACCTGATCATCCACAAACTGTTGTCCGAAAATCCGGAACGCTACCGGGATGCGGCCATCCAGGGGATTCGTGATTTATTAGGCATTCCGGCGGATAGCCCGATTCCGGCGGCCCAGATTGGTGTGGTCAAGATGGGAACGACGGTGGCGACCAATGCCCTGCTGGAACGCAAAGGCGATCGCACTCTGCTGCTGATTACCCAAGGCTTTCGCGATGCCTTACGGATTGGTTACCAGAATCGGCCCGATATTTTTGCACGGGAAATTATCTTGCCGGAAATGCTCTATGAGCAGGTGATCGAGGTGCCGGAGCGGGTTAGTGCCCAGGGTGAGGTTCTGCAACCGTTACAAACCGCGGCGATCGTGCCTGACCTGCAAGCGGCCTACGATCGCGGCATTCGGGCCTGTGCGATTGTCCTCATGCATGGCTACCGCTATCCCGATCATGAGCGGCAATTGGGGGAACTGGCCCGTCAGATTGGGTTTACCCAGGTGTCGCTCTCCCATGCAGTCAGCCCCCTGATGAAGCTGGTGAGCCGGGGGGATACGACGGTGGTGGATGCCTACCTGTCGCCGATTTTGCGCCGTTACGTGGATCAAGTGGCGGGGGAATTCAACGGCGATCCCGATACGCCTGCGGACCAGCGTCCCCTATTGATGTTTATGCAGTCCAATGGGGGCCTGACCGATGCCCGCCTGTTTCAGGGGAAAGACAGTATCCTGTCGGGTCCGGCGGGGGGGGTCGTGGGCGCGGTGCAGACGAGCGCGATCGCTGGGTTCACAAAAATCATTGGGTTTGACATGGGCGGTACCTCCACCGATGTCTGCCACTATGCCGGGGAATACGAGCGCCGGTTTGAGACCGAGGTGGCAGGGGTGCGACTGCGATCGCCGATGATGGCCATTCATACGGTGGCGGCGGGCGGTGGCTCGATCCTGAGTTTTGATGGTGCCCGCTATCGGGTGGGGCCAGAGTCCGCCGGGGCCAATCCTGGACCGGCCTGCTATCGACGCGGCGGCCCCTTGACCGTCACCGATGCCAACGTCATGGTCGGGAAGATCCAACCGGCCTTTTTCCCCCAGGTGTTTGGCCCGAATGGCGATTTACCCCTGGATGCGGCTGCCGTGCAGCAACAGTTCGCGGCCCTGAGCCAAAGGATTCAGCAAGCGACGGGGGATCGGCGATCGCCGGAACAGGTAGCGGCGGGCTTCCTGGCGATCGCGGTGGAGAAAATGGCCAATGCGATCAAAAAAATCTCGATCCAGCGGGGGTATGACGTATCCGAATACACCCTCTGCTGCTTTGGTGGGGCTGGTGCCCAGCACGCCTGCCAGATAGCGACCTTATTGGGAATGAAACAAATTTTTCTGCATCCCTACGCGGGGGTCCTCTCGGCCTATGGCATGGGGTTAGCCGATCTGCGGACCCTACACCAGCGGGCGATCGAGCGTCCCCTCACCGCCGATCTCATCAGCGACTTGGCTGCCGTTCTGGCGGAACTCGCGGCTGCTGGCAAAGCCGACATTCGTCAACAGGGCGTGAGCGACTCCCAGATCCACGTACTCCCCAAGGCTCTCCTGCGCTATGAGGGAACCGATGCGCCGCTCTTGGTGGATTTTGGCGATGCTCAGCAGATGCGTCAGGACTTTGAGCAGGCCCATCAACAACGCTATGGCTTTATCCAGGCCAATAAGACCCTGGTGGTGGAAAACCTCTCGGTGGAAGTTGTCGGACAGATGCCGGTTCCGGCTGAAGCGGCGCGATCGCAACCCCGCACCACCCCCTTGCAACCAACCACGATCGTTCCGGTTTACACCGCCGACCGTTGGCATGATACGCCGGTTTATTTACGAACGGCTTTAGTCCCAGGCGATCGCATTTCCGGCCCTGCGTTGATTATGGAATCCACCAGCACGATCGTCATCGAACCCGGTTGGCAGGCCGAATTAACCCCCCGCAACCACCTGGTTTTAACCATTGCCCCCATGTATAGGGGCGGGTTTGCCGATAATCTCACGGCCCAACCAGCCATCTCCATAAACCCGCCCATCCCAGGGCAGATGGATAATCGTCGGGGCGGGTCTACCGAAAATCTCGCAGCCCAACCAACCATTTCTACGAACCTGCCCATTGTGGGACCTGGGGATAACCAGAGGGCGGGTTTATCTAGGTTATCGGTCAATAGCCAAGATGTGGGTGAACCCGCCCCTACAGAAGATGGGGGGATGGGGCCTGATCCGGTGATGTTGGAGATTTTTAATAATTTGCTGCGATCGATCGCCGAAGAAATGGGCGTTACCCTGCAAAACACCAGTTACTCCGTCAACATCAAAGAACGGTTGGATTTTTCCTGTGCCATTTTCGATACCGAGGGTCAATTAGTTGCCAATGCGCCCCATATTCCCGTGCATTTAGGCTCCATGAGCGAAAGTGTGCAAGCCCTGATGGCAGCCAAAGGGAATGATTTGAAACCAGGGGATGTCTACGTGTCCAATAATCCCTACAATGGCGGCACCCATCTACCCGATATTACCGTGATTACCCCGGTCTTTCTCACGGATATCGATCCCTCTAAACCCCAGTTCTATGTCGCCTCACGCGGCCACCATGCCGATATTGGTGGGATTACCCCTGGCTCCATGCCGCCCCACAGCCACACCGTTGCTGAAGAAGGGGTGTTACTCGACAATTTCCAACTCGTGAATGCCGGGGAATTCCAAGAAAGGAAACTTCTAGAAATTCTTACCGGTGGCCCCTATCCCGTGCGCAATCCGGTGCAGAATATCGCCGATCTCCAGGCCCAAATTGCTGCCAATGAACGGGGGGTACAGGAGTTGCGCAAACTGGTAGATCATTACGGATTGGCAACGGTACAAGCCTATATGGCCCATGTGCAGGCTAATGCCGAAGCCTCTGTACGTCGGGTGATCGAAGTTCTGAAGGATGGCACGTTTACGAATCCATTGGATGATGGCAGTCAGATTTGTGTGACCGTTAGCATCGATCGCGCCCATCGCAGCGCCACGATCGACTTTACCGGCACCTCCCCCCAACAGGCGAGTAATTTCAATGCCCCTGCCGCCGTCTGTAAAGCCGCCGTCTTATATGTGTTCCGCACCCTAGTGGACGATGATATCCCTCTCAATGCCGGGTGTCTCAAACCATTACACATTCATATTCCCCCCGGTTGTTTGCTCAATCCCCACTATCCGGCTGCCGTTGTGGCCGGTAACGTCGAAACCTCCCAGGCGATTACCGATGCCCTCTATGGCGCGTTGGGAGTGATGGCGGCCTCCCAGGGGACGATGAATAATTTCACCTTTGGCAACGATCGCTATCAATACTACGAAACCATCTGCGGCGGCTCCGGAGCAGGGCCAGGTTTCAATGGCACCGATGCCGTCCACACCCACATGACCAATTCCCGCCTCACCGATCCGGAAGTCTTGGAATGGCGCTTCCCGGTCCTCTTAGAAACCTTTGCCATCCGGCCCAATAGTGGCGGGGCCGGCCAATATCGCGGCGGCAACGGCGTCATCCGGCGAGTCCGCTTCCGGGAAGCCATGACCGCCAGCATCCTCTCCAGCCATCGGCACGTCGCCCCCTTTGGCCTAGCCGGTGGCCACCCCGGAGCCGTAGGCCGCAACTGGGTTCAACGCCATCAGGGCTCCCTTGAACTTCTGGGCCATACCGCAACTGTCGCCATGCAACCAGGAGATGTCTTTATTATTGAAACCCCCGGCGGCGGCGGCTTTGGGATTCCTAAAGAGTAA